The DNA region TGGCGCCGATCTGATGCAGGCTTTTCAGCTCTTTGAGCGAGCCCGTGTTGAGGATCTGGAGAATCTTCTGCCTGGATTGTTCCAGAAGATTCCGGTCCAGCTGGGACTCCCAACTGTTCATCACTTGGTTCTCTTTGCCGTCCGGAAGTATGGCCGTTGTTTCCTTCTTGACACACACAGACTGCTTCCTGACGACGAGCTGCCGGGACGCTGACGAATGAAAGTGTAAATTCGGGTTAGCTTGCGGTCAAGCCGCCGTAAATAAGTAAACACAAGTTCTGTTTTAGCAATGACGCCATTCTGCTTGTAACTCTTGAATAGCTGAGGGAACTGCTAATCACCTACTTTAACAAGATGAAaacgcaaaatttcaaaattgctcACTGGTGGCGAGATGTCCAGTCTTTGACTGGCAAGCCATCTTTCCAAAGCAAAAGCAGATGTTTGCAAATTACCTCATTTTGATTAGTGCTgcagcgattaatcgattaactcgagtatttgattagtaAAAACGATtcgaattttgttgcttcgagtattcgttcaattaaagtggcgttgtaatgattttgaaagtgtttgcatttagttttattcagttgggtggatacactgccctctggtctgcctcttttcacatggctgaatccaaccgctccctgttaagaccaacataagccaagtttttgtttgagctgttttttaatgcattcataattcataatttggccatttttttgtgggaatatgtgtctgaaccatttgttaagagcattgtacatatatatatatatatatatatatataaaaacaaacaaaaaaaactagcattttatagcatttaagctagtggactttttctttgtaagttagccaattgctcttttgttgtacatagatcctcactttaaaaaattataccgtttgaggcccatctcaggtattttaatttttcatgttccttgtctgattactcgatatttcgaactaactagtccattgattaatcgaatactaaaatatttgatagctgcagcgctGATTTTGATTATTATAATTATCTGCTTTTGAAGACTACAGAATTCAGacaatatttgtatttttatataataattttaaaatgggTACATCAACACcccctttttccccccaatttttataaatcgttaaaaaaatattgtcccccctttttaaatgtaaaaaaaaaagctaaaatttTTTGCATAAAttgcgtaatttttttttttttttgcagtgttttggggggaaaaataaagaCTTCTTTAATTTCTCCCCTAATTTAAAGGATTAAAAAGTATAGTGTTTACTGTTCCCCAACCCCTCtccatttttcttaaatttaaCTACACAAATAAATGAGAATATTTAGTATATAAGAGCATTAAAAAGAAGGACAATTTCTCGGTCATCAATGTCTTTAGACGATTCACCAACGATCAAAATAGTTGTAGATTAATTCGCTAGTTCATTCATCTTGGCAGCCGTCCTACTCAGCAAGTTACCATTAGTGTGATCCAGTAGCGGTTGCACCATGACCTGCTGTGCCTTTCCTTTTGAAACGTTGACCTGCCTTGGCTGCAAAGGCGCCACGCTGTTCCTGGACTTCTTGGCCAAATTGGCCTTGTGCTCCTCTTTTAGCTCCTGTCAAAATCCACCAGGATAAAAAATGTCTGTTGGGCTCAATATAAAGACGGACGAGTTACCTGGATCGCCTTCTGAGCACCAGCTCTTTCTTTACCCTCGCAGAGCATCACCCGCTTTTCCAGCGCTAGCAGCCTATCTATGAGCGATGGTTGTGGCAGGCTGGCAAGACACAAAACCTTTATTTACATTCACCCGCTGACGGCTGGCAGTGAAGCAAAGCACCACGGGAGTCTCGCACCTGTGAGGCTCCGGCTTCTTCTCGTCCTTCTGCTTCTTCTTGTGAGGCTCCGTGCCAGACTGCCCCGCCTCGTGCTCCTCTCTGGCCCGTTTCACTAGAGAGCGAAACAGCGGGAGGGGAAATGAGCAGTTTAGTATGCAGCGCACATGAGGGACCCAACGGTGTTTGTCTCAAGTCACCTGTATTGCGAATATGCTGCACTGCAGCGGACTGAATAGACGCTCGAGCCATTCAGACTGGGAGGTCTGGCATTGACGTCTAATGTTGTCTATGCCAGCAAATACGTTAACTCTGAAATCTTAACCTTAATCCTGTTATCCAAAATCAATGCCTGACAAACACTAACCTTGAAAAACAAATGtcataaaccaaatgtccaaatggattggacctctgtcgctgtcaatggcagcaaaggaGTTAACCCTTAAAATCCTAACCAGAAGTCTTAAAATACTACCTAGCTGGAAATTGTTGGTATTGTGTTAACTGCAGGGACCACTTAAAATAAGCTttacccatagacttcataatgtattgacatgacacattccccattcactgcgtcacgccttcccaAAGCGGGCCgttccacactccgcttcatttattagcagtcggtcataTGCAGAAATCCAATGCCAGATTTACGTTGAAAAAGTGCAAAAGCTGTACAGCATACAAAACAGGAAGGTTTGTCTCAGgagtaatttgttccaggattcaaggtaaatattatatttttcataccatacatgcattttgaaacgttgtgggaaaaaaaaataaaataaaataaaaaaaaataaataaaaaaaaaatgggagaaattagctgctacagcattggcattatacctcgcaatatttacgtaaaataactgctaactgcccagtttttgcttttaaccaaaaatcgagacagttttaggtggatttacatttttaaaaaaaatttctgggatttaagcatttattcgcaagaatttaACGGaaaaaaactttacaaatggctaaTTTGCTTCCTGACTAGCAGCATAGTtcccaatatttacgtaaatgcCAATTGCACGTTTTCTTctaaccaagaatagagactgttttacgtccatatctataaagaattaagagatttaagcatttattcaaaagaattgtcaaccgaaaaagctctttgtttccactcggtcaggccCCTTATGAATCAGCCCCACACTaaatgtcccgtcaatacattacgaAGTCTATGCTTTAGCCTAAAAATCATAATAAGTGTCCTAAACCTTAACAcaatagctgccattgacggtgattgaagtccaatccattggaaccctcccagttcaaatggtttaGACGTCTACTCGTGACGAACTAATCTAAATTCAAAGCAGAATGATGAAAAGCTACGTGATTGGACGGCTATTACTGTCAACGGTGCTGAAATAGTCaaaaaaaattgattggatGCCCATCTCCATAAATAGCAGACAACTCTAAAAATCCTTACCATAAACTTGTTATTCAAAAAactacatagccaacactagctAACCATAAAGCTAACCAACTAATTTCAACACACTTTGGACTGGAAATATTGACATCACCTGGCAGCACGGCTATAGTTTCCTGAGTGAAAGGCTTGTTGATAATCAGCTTGGATTTCGCCGCGAAGTTGAGCGCGCCGACCGTATCGTAGCAGTACTCGTACTCTGGCGCGATGTTGACGATCATGAGCGAGTGCGCCGATCCCCCGAGGGAGTCCTGGAGCAGGCGCGTCAGTTTGCTGTCCCGGTAAGGCACGCGCACCGACGCGCCTGACCGAAGCGAGTCCACCACTTTGCTGAGCGTGAAGAGCGACAGGTTGATGGCGCCGCTTTCTTTCAGGCGGATGCCCTGGTTGCCCGTGCGACGGTTGTCCTCCGAGCCGGCCAGGTCCACCAGGTAGAGTTTACCCGTTTGTTGGCGGCGCGGTAGGCAGCGCTGAGTGCGTACCACCTAAATGAACGCAAAATCAGTTGAGGTGAAATATTTAAGGGAAAGAATGGAGACAAACGTTAGCTTGTACCTCTCCCAGAAAAGTCCCAGAAAGCCCAGCAGTTGCTAACGGGAGTGTCGCAAGAGAGAATTGATTTTAGCATCGGCTACCAAATCCTGGCCTACCGCACAGAGGCCACGACCTGTTAAGATGCTCTTGTAAATGTCAGACTAGGGCTGGCCGATTATACAATGGTAATCGTTAATTGACGAAAAATTTGAGTTTTAATTACTAGTTCGAGTAACCTCGACATAATTAAGGATCAAACATGGCAGAAACGCAACGGGAGAAGACAGTGCTTCCTCTAAATTCACTAAAATGGCCTCCAATTCGATCATGTGATTGGAAATCAGGCTTGATCGTCATTCTTAGAGGATTGAAATCAAGTGaaagaattttcatttttaatcttaaaaaaataataatttagggGTTGTCACCCCTAACATCCTTTtcactgcagctatcgattatttaggtaatcgattaatctatcaattagctCAAATAATCAGATTACGaaaatttaatgcattgcagaaatTTTTTTAGGTGCAAACAAAGTTTATGCTTGCGACAATATTCATTTTgggttgctaagattgcactttcaaaagagctatAAATGCTAATACAAATTTCCTGAGTGTTACGTCAAACTATGCAAAATCGCACtattatttcacaagagcaataaatgcatttaaaaataaacatatttgagctaagcctcaaacgatataagtacaacaaaagcacaattggctaacttgcatagcaaaagtccgttagcttaaattccatttttttttttttttttaaacaatgctctaaacCGTTCAAACATTCCCACAATCTACTAAAAATACTtcaaaactaaataacgaatgcacatattagctcaaacaaaaacataccatatgttggtcttaacagggagcagctggattcagccatgtcagATAAGTTACCAatagagggcattgtatccacccaaatcaattaatcgaaatgcaacactttcaaataaaACCATTTCAACTTCACTTattaaacaaatcctcgaaacagcaaaatttgattcgaagcttttttcctaatcgaattaatcgattaattgttgcagcacgacTTTTCACTGCCACCTAAAATCTTGCAGAATATCGGCTAACTGCAGCGACAAACCAGACAACATAAAATTGCTCTGCACGTCTCATTTCCGTGCAgttaaaaatatgtttaaaatacattGATGTGCCGCTAACGTTATGTAACTTATTGTTGGTTTAATTTGGCCCGGTGCCAACTTCGTGTAGCTAATCTGACTTAACATGAGCCTAATGCTATTAGTTAGTtactaaaaacaacaaataaactgtattatttataaaataaatatatttgaaatcATTCAATCCTTGAGGATACACAGCTATAGTCCAGCCTCGTGATCATTTTTAGCCAAATCGAACAGCCCTAGTTGAAGAAATCACCCAAAGAAGAAGATTTAAAGAAATACCACAATGCTCAAACCTTTACGAGGAGGATAGCGTGACTTCGACTGGAGCGCTGGTTGAGTTTGGTCGAGGCCGTCGTGCGATTGAGGCTAGCTGGCACAAAATGGCGCTCGAAGTCGGAAAACGACGTTATTGTTGTGTGCGTGAGGCCCGGTATCAgaatgttcttgtctttgtcttCACGGATGGGCAAATCTTGGGAATTTGGCGATAATAGATCCAGTACCTGTAGATTAATTGGAGTTGGAATTAACTCTTGGATGAACCATagttgttcaaaacatttgctgtttttacattgaccacacagtaacttCGGCATATGACAACACTCAAACTGGTTAATGAGAGTTTAgtgaggccatgtctacacgtagcacaattttggcaaaaagaactttttcAACTGTTTGGCCTATCAGCCACACGTACATTTAAACGAGGGTTCTTGAAAACTATGCCCAAAGATGTGCGAACTCTGCGTTTGtagcgccatcatgtggacactgataaccacaCATTTAACTGTGGAAAAGTCACTGACTGCAACAAACTGtccctacgtcacacatgagaccagtGTTTATATTTggcttttttgcttccatttatttacaaactatTGCAGGAGAGCTGTCctgactagtcgacgtcattgataacgtaaatgcgtcgacgagcacaccatctcaaaaaatatatgtgtggaAAGCTTAGACTGACGGATGCTCGATATGCATTCGGGGAAAAGccccacaaagccaaaaaagcgcaccagagcggCCTGAGCATGGACTtctttcaaagaaacaacgaagggtacactgttgtgtcctatcTCTTCAATACCAAGCTTGCATAccaggctgcacgtcggccgtgaatgaacacctaaagcgtcgtcacccagttgtaattttggaagatggCGGGAGACAACAACCTGGCAGATCGTGAGTCCATATAagtaacaacattttttttttaattgaagttgctaagcctgtcgcgatatccaataagtccatttatcgAACAGTAAATAAATTgatcagtaaaaaaaataaaaataaaacctaGTCTACCAATTGTTAGTCTCCTGACTAATAGGGAGAAAAATAGTCGTTGGGGACAGCCCTAACTTACAGTGCTTCATATTGAAAAACAGATGCGAAGGATGgggggtattatggacaattattttttgcgcattgttatgaatgtactttaaaataaatgaatgcggttggctgtggaagctttttttctacaaatgtgctggtgtggacgtaattattttttcccgatatattagggcaggatcctcggtttaaaaaaaaaaaaaaacctgctaggtgtagacatggcctaaatGTGAGGAAAATACATCCTGCATGCTAGAAACAAATTATCCGTATGTACGAACACTGGAGAACTACCATACCTTCTCATTGTAAATTTCCAAATACGACATTCCAATGGAGTAGTCCCAACCCTCGTCTTCCTTCTGAGCATTGACCAGATTGAAAACTTCGCCGAGAGCA from Corythoichthys intestinalis isolate RoL2023-P3 chromosome 21, ASM3026506v1, whole genome shotgun sequence includes:
- the kif22 gene encoding kinesin-like protein KIF22, which gives rise to MAQRVSVADGARKKTSRVMVSVRLRPFMNKQDEKGEGPCVRGLDSQNLEIVNWRNATETLKYHFDVFHGEQTTQQEVFLTSVKPILPHITRGQNASVFAYGPTGAGKTHTMLGSSEQPGVIPRALGEVFNLVNAQKEDEGWDYSIGMSYLEIYNEKVLDLLSPNSQDLPIREDKDKNILIPGLTHTTITSFSDFERHFVPASLNRTTASTKLNQRSSRSHAILLVKVVRTQRCLPRRQQTGKLYLVDLAGSEDNRRTGNQGIRLKESGAINLSLFTLSKVVDSLRSGASVRVPYRDSKLTRLLQDSLGGSAHSLMIVNIAPEYEYCYDTVGALNFAAKSKLIINKPFTQETIAVLPVKRAREEHEAGQSGTEPHKKKQKDEKKPEPHSLPQPSLIDRLLALEKRVMLCEGKERAGAQKAIQELKEEHKANLAKKSRNSVAPLQPRQVNVSKGKAQQVMVQPLLDHTNASRQLVVRKQSVCVKKETTAILPDGKENQVMNSWESQLDRNLLEQSRQKILQILNTGSLKELKSLHQIGAKKAELIMGWREVHGAFTKLEDLSQVDGMTEKRFSTFMKVNLLSLMAK